GCGAATCAGAGGTAAAGGATTCTGCTGGTCTTACGCCTATTCACCAGATACGAGATATCCTAGCTACCAACTATCAGGCAACCGGACTTAGAGATGGGACCAGGTATTACTTTGCGGTAACCGCGGTAGATAAAAACGGCAACGAAAACAGGCAAGTAAGTAGTCCAAGCATAACACCCATGCCGATGCCAACAGGAACCACAGATCCGGACTTGCAGGTGGATGTTTATCAGTCTGATAAAGTGTGGGCTGGCACCACTTTATTGCCAGACAACCACAATCCTCAAAAGCCAAGGATAATAGAAGTAAACATGCGAGGTGAGATAGTTTGGGAATACCTAGTTCCGCAGGACTTAAGGCAGTACACTAATCCGGGTTTTGATGTGGAATTGCTACCGAATAATAACATCTTGTTCGTATTGCCTCGTAGGGGAGTGTATGAGATTGACCGTAAGGGTAGAATTGTCTGGTCATACCTAACTAATAAAATATCCCATGATGCGGACCGTCTGCCAAATGGCAACACGATTTTTGCATTTGGTGCTTCTGATCAAAAGAATGATGCCCAGATAATCGAGGTAAATCAAAAGGGTGAGGTTGTTTGGTCTTGGTATGCCAAAGACCATTTTGACAAATCCCCGTACGCCAGTATCTATGATGAGGGCTGGACTCACACTAATGCAGTGACTAGGCTGCCTGATGGCAACACGCTAATTAGCCCGAGGAATTTCAACTTCGTTGTTGAGGTCGACCCTCAGGGCTCAGTTGTTAGTACTATTGGGGAAGGCGTTTTTGAAACTCAACACGATCCGCAAGTTCTTTCTAATGGCAATATATTGGTGGCGAATCAGGGAAGACCTCCTGCGGGATTTCATCAGGCAGTGGAAATTGATCCAAAGACAGGCAAGACTGTCTGGAAATCCCCTGGGTTTGAAAAGTGGGCGTTGCCGGTTAGAGACGCCAACAGATTGCCCAACGGCAATACCTTGATTACTGGGTCTACAAAGATAGTTGAAGTTACCCCTGATGGAAATATTGTTTGGCAACTCACGCAAAAAGGTATAACGTTCGATGTTTCCACAGAACAGGGAAGGAAAGACGCGTCAGGATTGGGATTCTACAAGGCTGATAGGATTAGCTCACAAAGGTGACCGGCAGTATACCAACACATAACACGCTAGGTGTGCCAGAGTCATTACGCACCAACTGAACAATTACTCAAAAGGTGCAATTCTGCAAGGCTTGAGGAGCGGTATAATTGTTGGGGGCAGGTCAGTATCTTACATTTTTGAATCCTCAGGTCCTGTTTAGATTATTAATAGCAAGCTTGCGATTGTGATTAGTAGCCTCTTCACGATTTGACCAGCATCCTCAGGCCAAGTACACCCAAGATAATCCCAATCACTCTACACACTGGGGAAGAAAGCAGCATCACCGACAACCATTCAAGCTCTATTGTGGGCAAATTCCAACCGGCTAATGAAGCCCATATCAGTACCGCTATAGCTAGGTCACTTATCGCTCCTAAGCTAGAAACACATAGCGCCCCTACTAGCCATTTTTTGCCTTTGTTCATCCCCATAATGGTGATAGCCTCTTCACGATTTAACCAGCATTTTCATTCCAACCGCAGCCAGAACAATCCCAGCTACTGTACATACCGCGGAACAAACAAAAGCCATCGCTACCCACACCCATGTTGAAACTAAGGCAAAGCCGGTTAGGTAAATATGCAATACAAAGAATATGATAGAACCCAAACTAATTATCAACCCCAGACCAAGAACGTATAGCGCTCCTATTAGCAATTTTATACTTCTGTTCATACGTTCAATAATAACCGTGTCTATCAAATTAAGTCAAAAGTCCGCCTTAAATCTAATCACAGCTTGATGTTTACATTCCCACAAGCATTAGCGCTGATTCTAACTCGTCCTTGCTCACCAATTGCCAAAAAGGCTACTAACAACCTCTCAGAAAGACAGAAAGATTAGGCGTGCTTTACAATTTTAGCGTTTTGTTGGATCACACAATTGTCCATTCTGTTACCACTGGTCAAAGCTCATAGCTCTATCCTGGGAAGAGGTGGATGAGTCGCTTTCCAATTCTCAAACCAGGCTTGGTCCATCCTAATGCAGTTGATAATCCGAGTACGGCTCTGAGTGAAGAAGCTATATACTTTTTGGTTCTCTCTATGAACCTTGTGAATTAACTCTGTCAGCTCGCTATGTTGTAGGCCACCTCGCTTCCACTGCTGGAATGCGTCATAGAGAGGATCCAGGATAGAATGCATCTGCATATCGTAGTAGGCATCGATCAACGCTTGCTGATATTCCCGTAATGCTCTTTTCTGTTGCCTCATCATTGCCCCTTTCCAATACGATTTATTGCCAAAGTCGCCTCATAACTCTATTTTAATACCTTATTAGGTGCACATTAAAGATGCACAGAACCGACTGCTGGAGCGAGTATTGAATAAGACGGAATAACCTGATATTCTAACTGATGCTTTGCCAAGTATACGGTCATTGACAATAGCTTGGCAATAGAAGAATGAGTTCATGCTGAAACTATATCGAGTGGCGCCACATGAGTGGGAGTTTGTCTACCCAGATATACATGACGATTTGATGGACGAGTTCTACAGGGGATGTGAGTCATACGAGAATGGCAGTCTCGACCAAGCTGAGAAAGTCTTCCAAACCGTACTTGCTCAGATGCCTGACCATTTAGATGCGATTCATCATTTAGCCCTAGTTCTATCAGAACGAAATCTAATCGATGAAGCTAACAAGCTTTGGGATCAGGCTGTTCGTATTGGTCGCAAGGCATTCCCCAAAGACTTCAAGGCAGGCAAAGATCGCCTCGAATGGGGATGGCTGGAAAACAGACCATTTTTGCGATGCCTCCATGGATTGGCTTTGGCCAGATACTATGAGGGGGAAACGGAAGAGGCTGTGAGATTATTTCGAGAATTGCTATCCTTGAATCCCAATGATAATCAAGGGGTTCGAGCCATGGCCGAAGAGGCATTGTTCAAGCTGGGCAGATTTCAAGATGCCCTCAAAGTTACCAAGCAGTACCCAGATGATGTAATGCCTGAGACCCTCTATGGACGAGCGCTGGCTCTTTTTAAGCTGGGACGCCAGCCAGAAGCAACTGCAGCACTTCGTGAGGCTATTGAGTATCTACCGTTGGTGGGAATGGAACTCTTGAAGACCAAGCATCACTTACCTAAATCAGCAAGGCCTGGTGAAGTCACTGTGGGAGGTGCTGATGAGGCTTACTATTATTGGGAGCACTGGGGGCAATTCTGGAAAGAAGATACCGCATCTCTCGAGTGGTTGAGAGAAGTGGTTGGACAGGTTGGAAAGCCCCATCGGGCTAAAGGCCGATAGCATCATTGGTGACTGCAGCAGTGATTTTGTCTGAGTACTGAACGATTGCCTGTTTTGTTTAATCGCCTAGCAGCCTGTCGTATTCCTGTAGTATCCTGTCGGCGATGGTTGCCCAGCTGAATTCGGTCATCTTGTTTCGCCTTGTTGTGACATGCTGGTCTTTGTCTTCTTGCCGGCAAAGCAGCGCTGATATTTCGTTGGCCAGATTGTGGGGGGAGTTATCTTTGACTATGCGCCCCATTTCGCCGTGGCGGATGATATGTCTCATACCACCTATATTGTTGGCTACTATGGGCGTGCCACAGGCAAGCGATTCCATGGCGACCATGCCGAAGCTTTCATAGTAGGAAGGTATGGCGCAGATGTCGGCAGCGCTGTAGAAAAGCGGCAGCTTGTCTTGAGCTACAGAGCCGACAAAGCTAACCCGGTCTTGGATGTGCAGGTCTTTTGCAGCCTGCTGCAGCAACTGCACCTGCCCCTGACTGTGCTCATCGCCACCAACTATCATCAGCAACGGAGGCTTCTCGCCTTCTATGTAAGTCAATGCTGCTAATAGCTGTTCCAGTCCTTTCAGAGGGTCTATTCTGCCGACAAAGAGTATGACCTTTTGATGGTCTAAGCCCAGTTCCTTCCGGGCTGTCTCCTTATCTACAGGCTTGAACAGGTCCAAATTGACGCCGCAGGGGATGATGGCAATCTTTTCGGGAGAAGCGCCATAATGCTTTATAAGCTCTTCCTTTTCTTTTGCCGTGGAGGCGATAATGCGGTGGCAGCTACCTATCACCTCTCGCTCGCTTTCTATCCGCAGTTCGGGCTCATGTTCGCCGATGCCGATGCTGTTCTTGACGGCACCAAGTGTGTGGAACATCACGGCATGAGGGACATGCCACAGGGCTTGTAATTGTTTGCCTATCAGACCTGATAGCCAGTAGTGGCTGTGTATCAGGTCATATTCCATCTGGTTATACTTTCTGAAATCTTCCGCGCCGTAGGCAAGCCTTTGAATATGATCATAGATGGCTAATTTAGGCATGTCTTCGTTAACGCCGGTTTCAAGATGGATAATCCTGACGTTTTGCCCCAGGTTTATTGGCGGACCATGCTGTGGTTGATGAGCCATGGTATATATGTCTATGGTATGTCCTCTTTTAGCCAGCTCTCGCGCCATCTCTCGAATGTAAACGTTCATCCCGCCGGTATCCCTGCCTCCCAGCACGCCCAGAGGACAGCTATGAATGCTAATCATGGCTATGTTGAGTCGTTCTATCATGCCATCGTTCCTATGCTGCATAACTCAATGAGCACTTGTATAGTGACAGCTCCTGTCCACCGAGATGATATTTGTAGGCTTCGCCGCCTTTCAGGAAGTCAAAGCGTTTTTTGTTCCTCTCGATGCTGTCCTTGATACACAGTGCCTTTGAAATCACTCCCACACTCAACCATCCATAGTCCGGCTCATAGCCGCTGTTGTACAGGTATACCGTATCCTTATAGTCAAAGCACATGGTAGCGGCTACGGGTTTTTTATCGAGCTCCAGCATATTTAACCTTAGCAATCCCTGCCCTGCCATGGCATTTGCCACCGCCCTGAAGAACGAATCCATTTCGGGAGTCAAGAAAACTGCTTTATCCTGGCGGCTATCTCGAAACAGCCGCAGAAAGATGTCAATATCATGTCGATTGGCATCTGTGCTGTGACGGTAGTTCAGTTCGCCTTCTTCGTCAAGTCTCCTGAGCTTACGCTTCAACTCGTGACGCTGTTTGCCTGAGAGCAATTGGAGATAGTCCTCCCAGGTGGCGGGCAAATCGAGTTCCACAGAAACATCTGCTTGGGAGCATGAGACCTGCCATGCTTGCCTTGGGGCAACTTTTACCAGACTTTTGATTACCGTGGAATCAGGCCTCAAAGGTGCCAGGTCTAAGCGGACAATTCCTTTGGCTTTCAGTGTATCCAGTAGCTCGCCAAAGAAGCTCTCCTCTTTGCTGGGCTTCACAACGAAGTCCAGATAATCGCAGACGTCGCTGCTGCCGATAAAGGAAGCGATATAGCCATTTACGAGAAGCGGGGCGATTCCTGTGACTTTTCCCTGTTGTCTGACGGCGCCCAGATATAGATTAGCGCCAGAGCCGAACTGCTGCCACCAGGTTTTTGACCATTCAGGTGATGAGAAAAATGAGCCGGCTGGCGATTCGTCTTGAAGCTTTTTCCAGTCGGAGTATATGGAGTCAAAGCTCTCCAAATTGAATTGAAAGCTCATAAGCCTAAACCTGCTTATTATAGCCTGAGTAAATACAATTATGCCAATGTGCGAGTCTAAGACTC
This is a stretch of genomic DNA from Chloroflexota bacterium. It encodes these proteins:
- a CDS encoding tetratricopeptide repeat protein encodes the protein MLKLYRVAPHEWEFVYPDIHDDLMDEFYRGCESYENGSLDQAEKVFQTVLAQMPDHLDAIHHLALVLSERNLIDEANKLWDQAVRIGRKAFPKDFKAGKDRLEWGWLENRPFLRCLHGLALARYYEGETEEAVRLFRELLSLNPNDNQGVRAMAEEALFKLGRFQDALKVTKQYPDDVMPETLYGRALALFKLGRQPEATAALREAIEYLPLVGMELLKTKHHLPKSARPGEVTVGGADEAYYYWEHWGQFWKEDTASLEWLREVVGQVGKPHRAKGR
- a CDS encoding glycosyltransferase family 1 protein; the encoded protein is MQHRNDGMIERLNIAMISIHSCPLGVLGGRDTGGMNVYIREMARELAKRGHTIDIYTMAHQPQHGPPINLGQNVRIIHLETGVNEDMPKLAIYDHIQRLAYGAEDFRKYNQMEYDLIHSHYWLSGLIGKQLQALWHVPHAVMFHTLGAVKNSIGIGEHEPELRIESEREVIGSCHRIIASTAKEKEELIKHYGASPEKIAIIPCGVNLDLFKPVDKETARKELGLDHQKVILFVGRIDPLKGLEQLLAALTYIEGEKPPLLMIVGGDEHSQGQVQLLQQAAKDLHIQDRVSFVGSVAQDKLPLFYSAADICAIPSYYESFGMVAMESLACGTPIVANNIGGMRHIIRHGEMGRIVKDNSPHNLANEISALLCRQEDKDQHVTTRRNKMTEFSWATIADRILQEYDRLLGD
- a CDS encoding GNAT family N-acetyltransferase — protein: MTTPTFSRDRHVANAPRDDARVLDSHIGIIVFTQAIISRFRLMSFQFNLESFDSIYSDWKKLQDESPAGSFFSSPEWSKTWWQQFGSGANLYLGAVRQQGKVTGIAPLLVNGYIASFIGSSDVCDYLDFVVKPSKEESFFGELLDTLKAKGIVRLDLAPLRPDSTVIKSLVKVAPRQAWQVSCSQADVSVELDLPATWEDYLQLLSGKQRHELKRKLRRLDEEGELNYRHSTDANRHDIDIFLRLFRDSRQDKAVFLTPEMDSFFRAVANAMAGQGLLRLNMLELDKKPVAATMCFDYKDTVYLYNSGYEPDYGWLSVGVISKALCIKDSIERNKKRFDFLKGGEAYKYHLGGQELSLYKCSLSYAA